The DNA window TAAGAGGAGTCAATACTAGTTGTACACCGCATAGACTTCTTCATCTAAACACGCCTCTTTTTTTTAACGATTGAGCAGGGTCTTCTTAAGTGTTGTCATTTTTCTATTCTTGAAGAAATTTATTTTCATGGTAGTTGAAGAAGAACTCTAGCTTTTTTATCACAAAAGTACCCGATTACAACATTTATTTGGATATCCATTCATATTGAATATCAGGTAAATTTTCTTCATTTTCATGTCCTCTACCTATGATTTCAAATCCATGTTTTTCATAAAATCGTTGTGCATTTTCATTTACTTCAAATGTGTATAATGTTAATCTCCCACTTGATTGTGCTTTTACTTTATCTAGTAATGTATGACCTATACCGATTCCTTGATAATCTATATGAATATATTGTTGGCCTATTTCCCTTTCATTATAGGCAATCATTCCAGCTACTTTTTCATCAATTAACGCTAAGTCTATTTGAAACTGTTCAGGTAATATATGATTTAAAAAATAAACGTGATTTTC is part of the Psychrobacillus sp. FSL H8-0483 genome and encodes:
- a CDS encoding GNAT family N-acetyltransferase, encoding MNQHKMIITQYNPKYAEQTVDMWRDSKEQAIGQKEIHSFENHVYFLNHILPEQFQIDLALIDEKVAGMIAYNEREIGQQYIHIDYQGIGIGHTLLDKVKAQSSGRLTLYTFEVNENAQRFYEKHGFEIIGRGHENEENLPDIQYEWISK